A genomic stretch from Gemmatimonadaceae bacterium includes:
- the lpxC gene encoding UDP-3-O-[3-hydroxymyristoyl] N-acetylglucosamine deacetylase: protein MSGRRTIAREVALEGVGLHMGEPCRLTFRPAACGTGVRFVRADRPGSAPIPALASVAVETERRTQLGEGDAALHTVEHVLAAVAATQLDDLVIAMDGPEPPIMDGSAGPFLRALQDAGVTSNGGVPVTLAVREPFRMVEGESWYEAHPAADLQLEVSIEFAHPLVGRQRGAWRVTPDEFGRQLADARTFGFVDEVESLRAKGLIRGGSTDNAIVLGPDGVVNNALRWPDEFVRHKALDCVGDLALAGARIKGRIMAHRPSHSGTVRFVRTLIQRATKETPVIGIEEIMNVLPHRYPFLLVDRVIEYEEGKRVVGIKNVTINEPFFQGHFPGHPIMPGVLIVEAMAQVGGMLLMGTIPDPESKVVYFASMESVKWRKPVRPGDQIRFELEVLQIRGSLCKMKGVAKVDGAVVTEVGEMSAMLRDR, encoded by the coding sequence GTGAGCGGTCGGCGCACGATCGCGCGCGAAGTCGCGCTGGAAGGGGTGGGTCTTCACATGGGCGAGCCGTGTCGGCTTACGTTCCGACCGGCCGCGTGTGGCACCGGTGTGCGGTTCGTGCGTGCCGATCGGCCCGGAAGCGCACCGATCCCGGCGCTCGCTTCCGTGGCGGTGGAGACGGAACGGCGCACCCAGCTCGGCGAAGGCGATGCCGCGCTCCACACCGTCGAGCACGTGCTGGCGGCCGTGGCCGCCACTCAGCTCGACGACCTGGTGATCGCCATGGATGGGCCCGAGCCGCCGATCATGGATGGCAGTGCTGGCCCGTTCCTTCGGGCCTTGCAGGACGCCGGCGTGACCAGCAACGGCGGTGTGCCGGTCACGCTGGCGGTTCGCGAGCCCTTTCGGATGGTCGAGGGAGAGTCGTGGTACGAGGCGCACCCGGCGGCGGATCTCCAGCTCGAGGTCAGTATCGAGTTTGCGCATCCCCTCGTTGGACGCCAGCGGGGCGCGTGGCGTGTGACCCCGGATGAGTTCGGCCGCCAGCTCGCGGACGCCCGGACATTCGGCTTCGTGGACGAAGTCGAGTCGCTCCGTGCCAAAGGGCTCATCCGGGGCGGATCCACGGACAATGCGATCGTACTGGGGCCGGATGGGGTGGTCAACAATGCGCTGCGATGGCCCGACGAGTTCGTGCGGCACAAGGCGCTGGACTGCGTCGGCGACCTCGCGCTCGCCGGCGCCCGCATCAAGGGCCGTATCATGGCCCACCGACCGAGCCACAGCGGCACCGTCCGCTTTGTCCGGACGCTCATCCAACGCGCGACGAAGGAGACGCCGGTGATAGGGATCGAGGAGATCATGAACGTGCTGCCGCATCGCTACCCCTTTCTGCTCGTCGATCGCGTGATCGAGTACGAAGAAGGGAAGCGCGTGGTGGGCATCAAGAACGTCACCATCAACGAGCCATTCTTTCAGGGCCACTTTCCGGGGCACCCGATCATGCCGGGGGTCCTGATCGTCGAGGCCATGGCACAGGTGGGCGGCATGCTGCTCATGGGCACGATTCCGGACCCCGAGAGCAAGGTCGTGTACTTCGCGTCAATGGAGAGCGTGAAGTGGCGCAAGCCGGTGCGCCCCGGAGATCAGATCCGCTTTGAACTCGAGGTGCTCCAGATCCGCGGTTCGCTGTGCAAGATGAAGGGCGTGGCCAAGGTGGACGGGGCCGTCGTCACCGAGGTCGGAGAAATGTCCGCCATGCTGCGCGACCGATGA
- the lpxD gene encoding UDP-3-O-(3-hydroxymyristoyl)glucosamine N-acyltransferase, translating to MAQEGRSGGGAVASRSLTARRIAELVRGELRGDGDLEVSGVAPIERARVGTVTFLGAAKYAPFLETTGASVVLVSSALAETPGPVGARVVVASPQEALLSLLPHFHAPAPRRPGIDATVRIGRGASIGEDVEIGPYVVIGEGAVIGDRARVGAFVAVGPGVTLGEDVQLYPHVTLYSGTSLGARVIVHAGARLGCDGFGYVFASGAHQKIPHVGRCVLEADVEIGANTTIDRGSIDDTVIGQGTKIDNLVQIGHNVRIGRLCLVVAQAGISGSSRVGDGCVVAGQAGIGGHLTIGDGARVAAQAGVFGDVPAGETWSGYPARPHREALRSHAALFKLSGMIRRIEKLLGDDP from the coding sequence ATGGCCCAGGAAGGCCGGAGCGGTGGGGGAGCGGTCGCGAGCCGATCTCTCACCGCTCGACGCATTGCGGAGCTGGTGCGGGGTGAGTTGCGCGGCGACGGTGACCTCGAGGTCAGTGGGGTGGCCCCGATCGAGCGGGCGCGGGTCGGCACCGTGACGTTCCTCGGCGCAGCGAAGTACGCGCCATTTCTGGAAACTACCGGCGCGAGCGTGGTGCTCGTGAGTTCGGCCCTGGCCGAAACGCCTGGTCCCGTGGGAGCCCGCGTGGTGGTGGCCAGTCCGCAGGAGGCGCTGCTTTCGCTGCTGCCGCACTTTCATGCGCCGGCGCCACGTCGACCGGGGATCGACGCGACGGTGCGAATCGGGCGGGGCGCGTCGATCGGTGAAGACGTGGAGATCGGCCCGTACGTCGTGATCGGCGAGGGCGCCGTGATCGGGGACCGGGCACGGGTCGGGGCATTCGTGGCCGTGGGGCCGGGCGTGACGCTCGGCGAGGACGTGCAATTGTACCCGCACGTCACACTGTACAGTGGCACGTCGTTAGGCGCGCGGGTCATCGTACACGCCGGCGCGCGCCTCGGCTGCGATGGCTTTGGCTACGTGTTCGCGTCCGGCGCCCACCAGAAGATCCCGCATGTGGGTCGCTGCGTGCTGGAGGCCGACGTGGAGATCGGTGCCAACACGACCATCGATCGCGGGTCCATCGACGACACGGTGATTGGGCAGGGAACCAAGATCGATAACCTCGTGCAGATCGGTCACAACGTGAGGATCGGGCGCCTGTGCCTCGTGGTGGCGCAGGCCGGCATTTCGGGATCGAGCCGCGTGGGGGATGGATGCGTGGTGGCGGGACAGGCCGGGATCGGGGGGCACCTCACCATCGGCGACGGCGCGCGCGTGGCGGCGCAAGCAGGAGTGTTCGGCGACGTTCCCGCAGGAGAGACGTGGTCGGGTTACCCAGCGCGTCCGCATCGCGAAGCGTTGCGGTCGCACGCCGCCCTGTTCAAGCTTTCCGGCATGATCCGCCGAATCGAGAAGCTGCTCGGAGACGATCCGTGA
- a CDS encoding OmpH family outer membrane protein, giving the protein MFLPRSFVMIAVAGLSLSAAPLSAQQKFAFVDSRIIVQRAPGAIAAQAALEKESADMQARVKVWQDSLRALADAYEKVRAGLTEAQRTTREKQITDRQADYAKRAEEMDNAMQVRQQELSQPVMAQIRETLEDLRKEEGYTFIFDVAATGVIVAADKNLDLTEKVVGRLKPIPVAARADSAAKLPLGAKAQPAGVTKKP; this is encoded by the coding sequence ATGTTCCTTCCCCGTTCGTTCGTCATGATCGCCGTCGCCGGTCTGTCGCTCTCCGCGGCGCCGCTCTCGGCCCAGCAGAAGTTCGCCTTCGTCGATTCCCGCATCATCGTGCAGCGGGCTCCGGGGGCAATCGCGGCCCAGGCCGCCCTCGAGAAGGAGTCGGCAGACATGCAGGCACGCGTGAAGGTGTGGCAGGATTCGCTGCGTGCACTGGCCGATGCCTACGAGAAGGTCCGTGCCGGACTCACCGAAGCCCAGCGCACGACCCGTGAAAAGCAGATCACCGACCGCCAGGCCGACTACGCCAAGCGCGCAGAAGAGATGGACAACGCCATGCAGGTCCGGCAGCAGGAACTGTCGCAGCCGGTGATGGCGCAGATTCGCGAGACGCTCGAGGATCTGCGGAAAGAGGAGGGGTACACCTTCATTTTCGATGTGGCGGCAACCGGCGTCATCGTCGCGGCTGACAAGAACCTGGACCTCACGGAGAAGGTGGTCGGGCGACTGAAGCCGATCCCGGTGGCGGCGCGCGCCGACTCGGCCGCGAAGCTTCCGCTTGGCGCCAAGGCGCAGCCGGCAGGGGTGACCAAGAAGCCGTGA
- the bamA gene encoding outer membrane protein assembly factor BamA: MLRRLIAFLSLVAPVCQVAAQDVAAQGRCATPDSIAVRGNRRVPELTVLADAGLVAGTLLNAKSVQRSIRALYESGNFEQVAVSCDLDDTRDKAVLIVDVKERPMLIEADVVGVDRLSNRSVKDRVDLIYQKPLDPAAVATVVARIDSLYERNGYYLARVAVDTAAAGEGAVRLTFRVEEGRRLAISGIRVMGNRSLSAAEIVGALKTRPEGFWWFRKGEFDDDKYAGDLSERLPGLYARRGFIDFHVEKDTLIIDRERGKALVQIQVDEGPRYQVGDFIINGNKHFSSEDINRFYPFADETRPVMSRVTDFIRRRKPTPQGVFDATRWEEAKGRIQSAYATDGYIYANVRPVVERRVGDDSTRYVDLRWEVEERTPAIVNRVEIFGNDYTQEPCIRDQLVILPGQVFNQDALIRSYQSLGNLGFFETPIPPPDTRTANEQGDVDIIFRVKEKRTGNINFGASMGQGTGVGGFIGLDQPNLFGSCKRGSLQWQFGRYINDFQLTYSDPRIKQSFISGTVSLYRSQARYYVADLGRSLRTGANLQIGLPFPGSRWTRLFLSYGAENVQFGTGGLLGNVRGEFGNGSFRSTLGAQLSHDTRIDLPFPTAGAQYSLGANFNGGVLGGSSTFQRYTADASVFAPLGQIGGGRPGSQPIKFVAGLSTKSGMLFGNSGPFFFSQEFALGGVQFGERLRGYDEFSISPDGYITGTTTFNASRQSFGKAFMTTTAEVGMRLNQALYLAAFYDAGNVWRHPRDFDPTRLFRGAGISASTVTPLGPLGLDYAYGFDRLDAQGRQKPKWQLHFRLGQLF, from the coding sequence ATGTTGCGACGGCTCATTGCCTTCCTCTCCCTGGTCGCCCCGGTCTGCCAGGTCGCGGCGCAGGATGTTGCGGCCCAGGGTCGGTGTGCCACACCGGACTCCATCGCCGTTCGCGGGAACCGGCGGGTGCCGGAGCTCACGGTGCTGGCCGATGCCGGCCTGGTCGCCGGAACCCTGCTGAACGCGAAGTCCGTGCAGCGTTCGATCCGCGCGCTGTACGAGTCCGGCAACTTCGAGCAGGTCGCGGTGTCCTGCGACCTCGACGATACGCGCGACAAGGCCGTGCTGATCGTCGACGTGAAGGAACGCCCGATGCTGATCGAAGCGGACGTGGTCGGTGTCGACCGGCTCTCGAACCGGAGCGTCAAGGATCGGGTGGACCTGATCTACCAGAAGCCGCTCGACCCCGCGGCCGTGGCCACGGTGGTCGCCCGGATCGACTCCCTCTATGAGCGGAATGGGTACTATCTGGCCCGTGTCGCGGTCGATACGGCCGCGGCGGGTGAGGGCGCGGTGCGTCTGACTTTCCGTGTGGAGGAGGGCCGTCGTCTCGCCATCAGCGGCATTCGGGTCATGGGCAACCGGAGCCTCTCAGCTGCGGAAATCGTGGGCGCTCTCAAGACCCGCCCCGAGGGGTTCTGGTGGTTCCGCAAGGGCGAGTTCGACGATGACAAGTATGCGGGCGACCTCTCCGAGCGGTTGCCGGGTCTTTACGCCCGTCGCGGCTTCATCGACTTCCACGTCGAGAAGGACACGCTGATCATCGACCGCGAGCGCGGCAAGGCGCTCGTCCAGATCCAGGTCGACGAGGGACCGCGCTACCAGGTCGGTGACTTCATCATCAACGGCAACAAGCATTTTTCGAGCGAAGACATCAACCGCTTTTATCCGTTTGCCGACGAGACGCGCCCGGTCATGTCGCGCGTGACCGATTTCATCCGCCGCCGCAAGCCCACGCCACAGGGGGTGTTCGACGCGACGCGATGGGAGGAGGCGAAGGGGCGCATCCAGAGCGCGTATGCGACCGACGGATACATCTACGCCAACGTGCGCCCGGTGGTCGAACGCCGCGTCGGCGACGACTCGACACGATACGTGGACCTGCGGTGGGAGGTCGAGGAGCGCACGCCGGCGATCGTGAATCGGGTCGAGATCTTCGGCAACGACTACACGCAGGAACCCTGCATTCGCGACCAGCTCGTCATTCTTCCGGGTCAGGTGTTCAACCAGGATGCGCTGATCCGGAGCTACCAGAGCCTCGGCAACCTCGGGTTCTTCGAGACGCCGATCCCGCCACCTGACACGCGCACGGCCAATGAGCAGGGCGACGTGGACATCATCTTCCGCGTGAAGGAGAAGCGCACCGGCAACATCAACTTTGGCGCCTCGATGGGGCAGGGCACGGGCGTCGGCGGGTTCATCGGACTCGACCAGCCCAATCTCTTCGGTTCGTGCAAGCGCGGCTCGCTCCAGTGGCAGTTCGGCCGCTACATCAACGACTTCCAGCTGACGTATTCGGACCCCCGCATCAAGCAGTCGTTCATCTCGGGGACGGTGTCGCTCTACCGGTCCCAGGCGCGCTATTACGTGGCGGACCTGGGTCGTTCGCTCCGAACGGGCGCGAACCTGCAGATCGGCCTGCCGTTCCCCGGCTCCCGCTGGACCCGGCTCTTCCTGTCGTATGGCGCCGAGAACGTGCAGTTTGGCACGGGCGGTTTGCTGGGCAACGTGCGAGGCGAATTTGGCAATGGATCGTTCCGATCGACCCTCGGCGCGCAGCTCTCACATGATACGCGCATCGACCTTCCGTTCCCGACCGCGGGGGCCCAGTACTCGCTGGGCGCCAACTTCAACGGCGGTGTCCTCGGCGGCTCCTCCACGTTCCAGCGTTATACGGCGGATGCGTCGGTCTTTGCGCCGCTGGGTCAGATCGGTGGTGGACGACCGGGCTCGCAGCCGATCAAGTTCGTGGCCGGGCTGTCGACCAAGTCGGGTATGCTCTTCGGGAACTCGGGCCCCTTCTTCTTCTCGCAGGAGTTCGCGCTGGGCGGCGTGCAGTTCGGCGAGCGCTTGCGCGGTTACGATGAGTTCTCGATTTCACCGGACGGGTACATCACCGGGACGACGACCTTCAACGCCTCGCGCCAGTCGTTCGGCAAGGCGTTCATGACCACGACGGCGGAAGTCGGTATGCGGCTCAACCAGGCGCTCTACCTGGCGGCCTTTTACGACGCCGGCAACGTGTGGCGGCATCCGCGGGACTTCGATCCGACGCGGTTGTTCCGTGGGGCGGGGATCAGCGCGTCCACCGTGACGCCGCTCGGTCCGCTCGGGCTGGACTATGCGTATGGATTCGACCGGCTCGACGCACAGGGGCGTCAGAAGCCGAAGTGGCAACTGCATTTCAGACTTGGACAACTGTTCTAG
- a CDS encoding ATP-dependent Clp protease ATP-binding subunit, which produces MNGYNFTERVRKVLQMAREEAQRLHHEYVGTEHILLGLIREGEGVAAAVLQNLSVDLDDIQQKIEDTVKKGKAGQTTAPDLPYTSRAKKVLELAMSEARELSHSYVGTEHLLLGLLREEKGIAAQVLTDAGVNLDAARAETLRLLGTEMPAQGSTATPNPPASPPAQSAPAKGEKKSKTPALDHFCRDLTMLAGEGQLDPTIGRAKEIERVMEILTRRKKNNPVLIGEPGVGKTAIVEGLAQLIATGECPDALREHRVLSLDMAAVIAGTKYRGQFEERLKAVMNEIAQNKNVILFIDELHTLVGAGAAEGAIDASNMLKPALARGELQCVGASTLNEYRKYIEKDGALERRFQTVIVEPPSIEETVEILKGLRKKYEDHHRVIVPDDTLVAAAKLSERYITDRFLPDKAIDVIDEAGARARLAAQVPPPEVTQLKDELDKVNAEKEAAVRDQNFERAAGLRDRERELQGDIRKKQEEWEKRRQSHRPTLGEDEISFIVSRWTGIPVTRLQEAESARLLRMEDELHQSVVAQDEAIRAIARSIRRSRAGLKDPKRPIGSFIFCGPTGVGKTELARSLAKFLFADVSALIRVDMSEYMEKFSVSRLIGAPPGYVGYEDSGTLTKAVRRKPYSVVLLDEIEKAHPDVFNILLQVLDEGHLTDNYGRVIDFKNTVVIMTSNVGAKDITKNKAVGFSAPDFKASFERMAEKVREELQHTFNPEFLNRLDDVIVFHPLQKEHIGQIVGIMLGEVHKRLAEGELTLKLSEPAQEFLVKHGYDEQYGARPLKRAIQRYIEDPLSEKILVGEFSKGDEIDVNVSEDGQKLTFKVPNSVPRA; this is translated from the coding sequence ATGAACGGCTACAACTTCACCGAGCGGGTTCGCAAGGTTCTCCAGATGGCGCGTGAAGAAGCGCAGCGGCTTCATCACGAGTACGTCGGCACGGAGCACATCCTCCTCGGATTGATCCGGGAGGGCGAAGGGGTCGCGGCAGCCGTCCTGCAGAACCTCAGCGTCGATCTCGACGATATCCAGCAGAAGATCGAGGACACGGTCAAGAAGGGCAAAGCCGGCCAGACCACAGCGCCCGACCTGCCCTACACGTCGCGCGCCAAGAAGGTGCTGGAGCTGGCCATGAGCGAAGCGCGCGAGTTGTCGCACTCCTACGTTGGCACCGAGCACCTGCTGCTCGGCCTGCTCCGCGAGGAGAAGGGCATCGCCGCACAAGTGCTGACCGACGCGGGCGTGAACCTCGACGCGGCCCGGGCGGAGACGCTGCGCCTGCTGGGCACCGAGATGCCCGCGCAGGGGAGCACCGCGACGCCAAACCCGCCAGCGAGTCCGCCGGCCCAGTCGGCGCCGGCCAAGGGCGAGAAGAAGAGCAAGACACCGGCGCTCGACCACTTCTGCCGCGACCTGACCATGCTCGCGGGCGAGGGGCAGCTCGATCCCACGATCGGCCGCGCCAAGGAGATCGAGCGCGTGATGGAGATCCTCACGCGTCGCAAGAAGAACAATCCGGTCCTGATCGGCGAGCCCGGAGTCGGAAAGACGGCGATCGTCGAGGGGTTGGCGCAGCTGATTGCCACGGGCGAATGCCCCGATGCGCTCCGTGAGCACCGCGTGCTGTCACTCGACATGGCGGCGGTCATCGCCGGGACCAAGTACCGCGGCCAGTTCGAGGAGCGCCTCAAGGCGGTGATGAACGAAATCGCCCAGAACAAGAACGTCATCCTGTTCATCGACGAGCTGCACACGCTCGTTGGCGCCGGCGCGGCCGAGGGCGCGATCGACGCCAGCAACATGCTCAAGCCGGCCCTCGCGCGCGGCGAGTTGCAGTGTGTGGGTGCGTCCACGCTCAACGAGTATCGCAAGTACATCGAGAAGGACGGCGCCCTCGAGCGTCGCTTCCAGACCGTCATCGTCGAGCCGCCCTCCATCGAGGAGACGGTCGAGATCCTGAAGGGGCTGCGCAAGAAGTACGAGGATCACCACCGCGTGATCGTGCCCGACGACACACTCGTCGCGGCGGCCAAACTTTCGGAGCGCTACATCACCGACCGCTTCCTGCCCGACAAGGCGATCGACGTGATCGACGAGGCAGGCGCGCGCGCACGCCTCGCCGCACAGGTGCCGCCGCCGGAAGTCACGCAGCTCAAGGACGAACTCGACAAGGTCAACGCCGAGAAGGAAGCGGCGGTTCGGGACCAGAACTTCGAGCGCGCGGCGGGGCTTCGCGACCGCGAGCGCGAGCTCCAGGGAGACATCCGCAAGAAGCAGGAAGAGTGGGAGAAGCGGCGCCAGTCGCATCGCCCCACGCTCGGCGAAGACGAGATCTCATTCATCGTCAGTCGTTGGACGGGCATCCCGGTGACGCGGCTGCAGGAGGCGGAGAGCGCACGTCTGCTGCGCATGGAAGACGAGTTGCACCAGTCGGTGGTCGCTCAGGACGAGGCGATTCGAGCGATCGCGCGATCGATTCGTCGGAGCCGTGCGGGACTGAAGGATCCCAAGCGCCCCATCGGATCTTTCATCTTCTGCGGACCGACCGGCGTCGGGAAAACAGAGCTCGCGCGTTCACTGGCGAAGTTCCTGTTCGCCGACGTGTCGGCGTTGATCCGGGTCGACATGAGCGAATACATGGAGAAGTTCTCCGTGTCCCGCCTCATCGGTGCGCCCCCGGGATACGTCGGCTACGAAGACTCCGGCACGCTCACCAAGGCCGTCCGGCGCAAGCCCTACAGCGTGGTGCTGCTCGACGAGATCGAGAAGGCGCACCCGGACGTGTTCAACATCCTCCTGCAGGTGCTCGACGAGGGTCACCTGACGGACAACTACGGGCGCGTGATCGACTTCAAGAACACCGTCGTGATCATGACGTCGAACGTCGGCGCCAAGGACATCACCAAGAACAAGGCCGTCGGCTTCAGTGCCCCGGACTTCAAGGCGTCGTTCGAGCGGATGGCTGAGAAGGTCCGGGAGGAGCTCCAGCACACGTTCAACCCGGAGTTTCTCAACCGGCTGGACGACGTCATCGTTTTCCACCCGCTGCAGAAGGAGCACATCGGCCAGATCGTGGGCATCATGCTTGGCGAGGTGCACAAGCGGCTCGCCGAAGGGGAGCTGACGCTCAAGCTCTCGGAGCCGGCCCAGGAGTTCCTGGTCAAGCACGGGTACGACGAGCAGTACGGCGCCAGGCCGCTCAAGCGCGCCATCCAGCGCTATATCGAGGATCCGCTGTCTGAAAAGATTCTCGTCGGTGAGTTCTCCAAGGGGGACGAAATCGACGTCAACGTCTCGGAAGACGGCCAGAAGCTGACTTTCAAGGTCCCGAATTCCGTCCCCAGGGCGTAA